GGTAAAGGCCTTGGAATGGGGCTTGTAAAGTACTACCTCCCGGTGAGCTACTCGGATTTCATCTTTGCGGTGATCGGTGAAGAATTGGGTCTAATAGGGATCGTGGTACTCATGCTGGCTTACGTTGGCTTCATCAGGGAGTTAATACTTGCGGGACTCAAAGGACCGTCGAAACTTGAAGGCAAGTTGTACATCATAGGTTTTGCGCTGTATATAATGATTCAGGCAACGATAAATATCGCGGTCAATCTAGGCCTCTTTCCTCCAACGGGTGTCACCCTTCCCTTCGTCAGCTCGGGTGGCTCTTCGATAATGTCGTTGATGATCGGCTACGGTCTGGTCTTTGCGATTCTTATAGAGAAAGAAGAAGAGAATAAGGCGAGCGAACCCCATGAGAAAACTTAAGATAGCCTTTTGTGGTGGGGGCACAGGCGGGCATTATTATCCGGCCGTAGCCCTTCTTCAGGAGATAGGCAAACGCACCGACTTCGATTTGCTGTACTTCACGGTAAAGGGTAAGATAGACGACAGAAGTGTGGAAAGAGATTTCCCGGGGGTTTCGAAAGTGCCGCTGGAACTCAGGGGGCTTCTGAGGCCGCTTTACAGTCCGGGAAACATACCGATACTCTTCTCTCATATGATGGCCAAAAAACAGGTTCTGAGAAGCCTGACGGATTTTAGACCCGATTTCCTCTTTTCGACGGGTGGTTATATTTCCTTTCCGGTAATAAAAGCGGCGCACGAGCTGAAAATACCGATATTCATACATGAACAGAATTCAATAGCCGGCATAACCAATAAAAGGATGGCCAAATACGCCGAATACTTTTTTATCTCTTTTGAAGAGACTGCCGGAGAAGTGAAGCTACCGGCAGAACGCATTGTACTTTCGGGAAATCCGGTCAGAGAGAGCACCAAATCCAGAGAGGAGTTGCTTAAGGGATTCGGTCTTTCCAGCGAATTACCATTTGTCGTCGTTTTGGGTGGCAGTCTCGGATCTTCAGTAATCAACGACGCCTGTGAAAAGCTGTATGACCTGCTCGAAGAGTCAAATGTGTTTATGAACTTTCTGCATTCGACAGGAGATGAAGAAAAAGCGAAGGATTTACTGCGTTTTCCTTTCGTGAGGTCTTTCGCTTATATAGAGAATCTTTCCGATGCGATAGCAGTTTCGGATCTCGTGATTTCCAGAGCCGGGGCGACCACTATCGCCGAGCTACAGTATCACGGTAGAAAGGGTATAATAATACCGTGGCCTGGAGCAGCGGAAAATCATCAATTGCACAATGCGATTTCACTGGAGAGACTTGGTCTTGGTTATGTTATACTGGAAAGTGATCTAACCCCAGAAAAGCTGTTCGTTGCAATGCAAGAGATGTTGGTTAAAGATATCGGTTACATGCCTCCAAGAAGACCTGTTGATATTATTTTGGATTATATACTCCGGGAGGAATCGATTTGAAATACCATTTCATTGGCATTGGCGGAATAGGAATGAGCGGTCTGGCAATGCATTTAGCATCTGAGGGATATCAGGTATACGGTTCGAACTACGAAGAGAACGAGAGAGTGGAATATCTTAGAGCCCGGGGGATAAGTGTTTTCATAGGACACTCTCCCCAAAATTTCGATAAACCCGATCTAGTGATAAGAACTACTGCGATAAAGCAGGGAAATCCCGAACTCGTAAGGGCCATCTTTGAAGATGTTCCTACTATCTACAGAATGGAATTATTACGAAAGATCCTCGCCGACAATATATCTACTTGTGTCACCGGTACCGATGGTAAAACTACTACCACCGCCATGGTTGCCAAAATACTCTTCGATGACGGGAGAGACCCGACGGTCTTTCTGGGAGGGTTGAACGCCTTCCTTGCAGATGGCAATTACAGGAGGGGCGGTAAAGTTATAGTCAGCGAACTGGATGAAAGCGACGGTTTTTTCGCCTCTTTTAAGCCGGAAAATGCTATCATCACCAACATCAGGGGCGATCATCTAGAGCATTACGATAATTCCTTCGAAAACCTGAAAAATCATTTCAAGTATTTCTCCAAAGGTGTCAAGAACCTTCTCGTATTCAACGCCGATGATCCTGTCTCTGAAAGGCTGTTCAAAGATGGAATCACCTTTGGCAAAGAAAAAGGCTTGTATCGGTTTTCCGATAGAAAGACTTGTCTGATGAGTCAAACCTTCAGCTGCTGGCGCGGTGATAGCCATATGGGACAGATCAAGCTGATGATACCGGGTGAATACAACGCCTACAACGCAATGGCAGCGGTGGCGTTGACTCACGAACTCGGGGTGTCGATAGATACGATCAAAGCTTCCCTGGAGTCTTTCAGGTCCGTTGATAGAAGATTTACGTTCAGAGGCATGGACAACAGCAGGAATCTCTTCTTCTTCGACGATTACGCACATACTCCTGACGAGATAAGCAGCACCATAAGGGGTGCCCGGGAGTTCTTTCCAGATAAAAATATAATCGTGGTCTTCCAGCCGCACAGGTACTCCCGCCTTGTGAGGGAGAATGGTCGATTCGCACTCTCTTTGAGAGATGCCAGCGAAGTCTGTGTTTACAAGCTCTACGAGGCTTACGAGAAGGGTCAGTATGCGATCGACGAAACCGAAGTCCTGAAGGGGCTAAGTAGTTACGGAGTCCCAGCGGTTCACGCGGTTAACTACGCCGAGATACTGGACTGGCTAGAAAGAAAAAGGGATGCCGTCGTCCTCTTTCTGGGTGCTGGGGACATTACAGAAGCGTCAAAAATGAGTGCTCTCAAACTTTGCGCAACACATTAGTGATTCCGAGTCTTCCACATACCGAACAACCTGCGCATCCAGTCCACCTGCAATCGGGTGTTGTATGGCCTTTAAGTGATCTGAAGTATTCGCTCACCAGAAATTCCTTAGAGACACCGAGCGAGACGTGTTCCCATGGCAGCGTCTCGTCGGTAGAATAACCCTTGAAGTAGTATTCCGTATCGATCGAGGCGATTTTGAAGGCTTCATCCCAGATCCTCCGGTCGAACTGGTCGTCCCATTCATCGAACATCGCTCCAAGCCTGTAGGCCTCGTAAACGGCTCTACCTACTTTTCTGTCGCCACGGCTCAAAATCCCCTCCACCGGCCCGCTGGAGGGATTGTGAATTTTGATATCTATGCCCCTTCCGGAAAAACCCTTCAAGAACTCGGCCTTCTGGCTGGCCTCGTTCTCGTCTATCTGCCTGGAAAACTGAAAAGGGGTGTGCGGTTTAGGTATGAAAACGGCAACAGATATGGTCAGTTCTTTGAAACCGATAGCCTTGACTCTTCGGCTTAGCTTCACTATACCTTCGATATCTTCCGAAGTCTCGGTGGGAAGACCGATCATGAAGTACAGCTTCAACCTCTGCCAGCCTTTTTTTCTGGCTATCATCGCGCAGCTTAAAAGATCTTCCTCGGTCACGTTCTTGTTTATAACATTTCTCAATCTCTGCGTTCCAGCCTCAGGTGCGAAAGTCAGTCCGGTCTTCCTTATAGAAGCTATTCTGGAAGCGATCTCAACATCGAAAGCATCTACTCTGGAGCTAGGGAGAGAGAGGGCAATCCTGCGGGGTTCCATTAGAGGCAAAAGTGAGTCTGTCAGTTCACCTATCTGTGAATGATCCATCGTTGAGAGCGAGAGCAAGGAAACCTCGTCGTACCCTGTACCTTTCAAAATTTCTCTCACTCCTTCGACGATCTCTTCTTTTCCCCTCTCTCGAACGGGCCGGTAAAAAATCCCGGCCTGGCAGAACCTGCAACCTCTGTTGCAACCTCTCATGACTTCGACGATCGCTCTGTCGTGTATTACTTTCATGAAGGGCACTACCGGTTTTCCATCAATTTCGTAATCAGAGATGTCCGCAACGGCAGCCTTTACTATGTTTTTTCTTTCAATCGAGGGAACATAAACGCCGCGAACTTCAGAGATGGTCTCCAGAAGCTCTCTCCTTTTCCCTGATTTTAGAAGATCGATGTTCTTCTCTATAAGTCCACACACTTCTATAATAGCCTCTTCACCGTCTCCGATAACGAAAGCATCGAAGAAGTCAGACATCGGTTCTGGATTGGAGGCGCATGGTCCGCCGCCGAGGACGATGGGCTCGTACGTTCTATCCCTCTGAAACAGGGGTATTCCAGCCAGTTCGAGAAGCGCAAGAACATTTGTATACCCGAGCTCGTATTGGAGCGTGATACCAACTATGTCAAACTCCAGGGCCGGGGAGTAAGTCTCCAGAGAGAAAAGCGGCACAGAACTTTTCCGCATTTCTTCGATCATGTCCTTCCAAGGAAGATAGGTTCTCTCGGCGAAGATAGAATCTCTGGAGTTCAACTCTCTGTAAAGGATTTTGAAACCCAGATGCGACATACCAACCTCGTAGGCGTCCGGAAAGGCCAGTAGGACTCTGAGCTTTCCCGCCGGATCTTTGAGGACCGCGTTTAACTCCTTCCCGATATACCGACTGGGTTTTCCTACACGTGTCAGAACGCCTGAGGAGACTAGCCACTTTCTTATTTCTTCGGAAACGGTCATGGAATTAGAAACTCTGTTGCGAGAGAGAACATGAGCCTGACGAGGTTGTCATAATCATCCATAGATATATATTCGGTCTCCGAGTGAAGGTTTTTAACGGCCAGAGAAAGAGGTACCATCTTCACACCATGCTGCTGAAAAGGTATTCCGTCGGTTCCGCCGCCGGTGACTCCTATTTGAAGAGGAAAACCTTTATCTCTTGCGTGTTCCACTATTTTCCTGCCAGTCTGATAATCGCCCAGAGAAGACGTGTCCGACATCCGAAGCACCGGCCCGTTACCCGGCCTGACATCTCCGGTGAGTCTTGAACAGCAGGCGAAAGAGTCGACGGGAAAGAAAAGTGAAGGCTTGATTCTCTCGGAAAGAGCCCGTGCACCGATCAATCCTATCTCTTCCTGCACCGTCCAGGAAAACAACACCCTTCTGGGAAGATCGAATTTCACGAGAAGATCGAGAAGATCGAGAAGCGCGAGACAGCCGAACCTGTCATCGAGAGATCTCACCGCCACGAACTTTTCGTTCAGAATCGATATCTGCTTTCTAAAGACGGCATAATCGAGAGCTTCTATACCCATAGATTCGGTCTCTTCCTTCGAAGTAGATCCCACGTCTATCGACAGACTCCGGCATGATTGATCCGTCTTCTCCCTAAGATGGGGAGGAGTGATACCTATAACACCGTCTATGGACTCTCCGGAAGAGGTTATCACATCCATGTGTCGTCCCACGAGCAGCTCTTCGGGGACACCGCCAATCTTCTTGAAATTAAGAGTCCCGTCGCCATTAACACCCGTTATCAGAAGACCAATCTCATCCATGTGCGCGGCGAAGGCGATGCTGGGCTCGCCCTTACCTATTTCGATTGTGACGTTTCCCAGATCATCTATTTGCGGTTCTATCTCTTGGGGTATCATTTCGAGAATTTTGGATCTTATCATCTCTTCGCGTCCGGTGATTCCTGGAACGAAAACCACTTCCGTCAATCTGTCGAGATCCATGAGATTACCTCCTTGTGGTAGTAAATAATCATATCTTATTTAGATCGTCCTAAAATAGAACTATCGTAGGATCGTTGGCGTTCTTTTGCGGTGATGGTCCGAGATTTTTTGCCTTGCAAAATATCGTTTCTCCCGCTTGTTCGATTTCCTACCTATTATAGCTTACGAAAAAGAAGATATGAACTTGAGTCCACAAAGGAGGTCTGGCCGGTTATAATCGGTATTGATCACAATTGACACGCGGCTATATTTGATTTATCTTGAATATGAAAGATCTATAAAGACTTCGAAATGGAGGATGAGAAATGAACAATCCAGAAAGCCTTAGAAAGGTCAAGGAAGAATGGAAGGAAAAGAAGGTCTTACCACTGCTGAGAAAATTTCCCGAAAGAAAGAATCAATTCAAAACATCGTTCGATAGCGATATCGATATCCTCTACACCCCCGAAGATCTTCCACCCGATGGTTACGATAAGGCCCTGGGCTTCCCGGGACAGTATCCGTTCACGCGAGGTGTACAGCCGACAATGTATAGGGGAAGGCTCTGGACAATGAGACAATACGCCGGTTTCGGAACGGCGGAAGAGTCTAACGAAAGGTACAGATATCTCCTCTCTCAAGGTCAGACCGGTCTTTCGGTGGCCTTCGATCTCCCCACACAGATCGGTTACGATTCAGACGATCCGATGGCCGAAGGGGAGGTAGGTAAGGTGGGAGTCGCCATCGATTCGTTGGAAGATATGGAGATTCTTTTCGAGGGAATACCGCTCGACAAGGTAAGTACATCTATGACGATAAACTCTACGGCGGCCATACTTTTAGCCATGTACATAGCCGTTGGAGAAAAGCAGGGCGTAGATCCCTCGAAATTAACTGGAACGATTCAAAACGATATATTGAAGGAATACATCGCCAGAGGAACCTACATTTTTCCGCCAGACGCTTCTATGAGACTGATTACCGATATATTCGAATACTGTTCGAAGAAACTTCCGGAATTCAACACCATAAGCATTAGCGGGTACCACATAAGAGAGGCTGGGGCCGATGCCGTTCAAGAAGTGGCCTTTACGCTTGCGGATGGTATAGCCTACGTCGAATCTGCCATAAAGGCCGGCCTGGATCCAAACATTTTCGGAAAGAGGCTCTCTTTCTTCTTCAACTCTCACAACAACTTCCTCGAAGAGATCGCCAAATTCCGCGCTGCAAGAAGACTCTGGGCGAAGATAATGAAAGACAGGTTCGGTGTTACTGACGAAAAAGCCATGATGCTCAGATTCCACACTCAAACCGGTGGTTCTACACTAACCGCACAGCAACCGATGAACAACATAATCAGAGTGGCATTCCAGGCTATGGCTGCTGTTCTGGGCGGTACACAATCTCTTCATACCAACTCTTTCGACGAGGCTCTAGGTCTGCCGACACAGGATTCGGTTACAATAGCCCTCAGAACACAGCAGATAATCGCCTGTGAAACCGGGGTGACGGACACGGTAGATCCGGTAGGAGGATCTTACTACGTTGAAAACCTGACAGACAGGATTGAGA
This portion of the Mesotoga infera genome encodes:
- a CDS encoding acyl-CoA mutase large subunit family protein, with translation MNNPESLRKVKEEWKEKKVLPLLRKFPERKNQFKTSFDSDIDILYTPEDLPPDGYDKALGFPGQYPFTRGVQPTMYRGRLWTMRQYAGFGTAEESNERYRYLLSQGQTGLSVAFDLPTQIGYDSDDPMAEGEVGKVGVAIDSLEDMEILFEGIPLDKVSTSMTINSTAAILLAMYIAVGEKQGVDPSKLTGTIQNDILKEYIARGTYIFPPDASMRLITDIFEYCSKKLPEFNTISISGYHIREAGADAVQEVAFTLADGIAYVESAIKAGLDPNIFGKRLSFFFNSHNNFLEEIAKFRAARRLWAKIMKDRFGVTDEKAMMLRFHTQTGGSTLTAQQPMNNIIRVAFQAMAAVLGGTQSLHTNSFDEALGLPTQDSVTIALRTQQIIACETGVTDTVDPVGGSYYVENLTDRIEKLASDYLQKIDDLGGMVKAVQEGYIQKEILKTAYNYQLKIEREEQVIVGVNQYLSDENPKKDILKIDPIIEEKQINKLGTLKRRRNSQAVEEALKELKKAALGSENLFPFILNAVKCYATLGEISNTLRDVFGEYTEAVIL
- a CDS encoding M42 family metallopeptidase, whose product is MDLDRLTEVVFVPGITGREEMIRSKILEMIPQEIEPQIDDLGNVTIEIGKGEPSIAFAAHMDEIGLLITGVNGDGTLNFKKIGGVPEELLVGRHMDVITSSGESIDGVIGITPPHLREKTDQSCRSLSIDVGSTSKEETESMGIEALDYAVFRKQISILNEKFVAVRSLDDRFGCLALLDLLDLLVKFDLPRRVLFSWTVQEEIGLIGARALSERIKPSLFFPVDSFACCSRLTGDVRPGNGPVLRMSDTSSLGDYQTGRKIVEHARDKGFPLQIGVTGGGTDGIPFQQHGVKMVPLSLAVKNLHSETEYISMDDYDNLVRLMFSLATEFLIP
- a CDS encoding TIGR03960 family B12-binding radical SAM protein, with the translated sequence MTVSEEIRKWLVSSGVLTRVGKPSRYIGKELNAVLKDPAGKLRVLLAFPDAYEVGMSHLGFKILYRELNSRDSIFAERTYLPWKDMIEEMRKSSVPLFSLETYSPALEFDIVGITLQYELGYTNVLALLELAGIPLFQRDRTYEPIVLGGGPCASNPEPMSDFFDAFVIGDGEEAIIEVCGLIEKNIDLLKSGKRRELLETISEVRGVYVPSIERKNIVKAAVADISDYEIDGKPVVPFMKVIHDRAIVEVMRGCNRGCRFCQAGIFYRPVRERGKEEIVEGVREILKGTGYDEVSLLSLSTMDHSQIGELTDSLLPLMEPRRIALSLPSSRVDAFDVEIASRIASIRKTGLTFAPEAGTQRLRNVINKNVTEEDLLSCAMIARKKGWQRLKLYFMIGLPTETSEDIEGIVKLSRRVKAIGFKELTISVAVFIPKPHTPFQFSRQIDENEASQKAEFLKGFSGRGIDIKIHNPSSGPVEGILSRGDRKVGRAVYEAYRLGAMFDEWDDQFDRRIWDEAFKIASIDTEYYFKGYSTDETLPWEHVSLGVSKEFLVSEYFRSLKGHTTPDCRWTGCAGCSVCGRLGITNVLRKV
- the murC gene encoding UDP-N-acetylmuramate--L-alanine ligase, whose product is MKYHFIGIGGIGMSGLAMHLASEGYQVYGSNYEENERVEYLRARGISVFIGHSPQNFDKPDLVIRTTAIKQGNPELVRAIFEDVPTIYRMELLRKILADNISTCVTGTDGKTTTTAMVAKILFDDGRDPTVFLGGLNAFLADGNYRRGGKVIVSELDESDGFFASFKPENAIITNIRGDHLEHYDNSFENLKNHFKYFSKGVKNLLVFNADDPVSERLFKDGITFGKEKGLYRFSDRKTCLMSQTFSCWRGDSHMGQIKLMIPGEYNAYNAMAAVALTHELGVSIDTIKASLESFRSVDRRFTFRGMDNSRNLFFFDDYAHTPDEISSTIRGAREFFPDKNIIVVFQPHRYSRLVRENGRFALSLRDASEVCVYKLYEAYEKGQYAIDETEVLKGLSSYGVPAVHAVNYAEILDWLERKRDAVVLFLGAGDITEASKMSALKLCATH
- a CDS encoding UDP-N-acetylglucosamine--N-acetylmuramyl-(pentapeptide) pyrophosphoryl-undecaprenol N-acetylglucosamine transferase, with product MRKLKIAFCGGGTGGHYYPAVALLQEIGKRTDFDLLYFTVKGKIDDRSVERDFPGVSKVPLELRGLLRPLYSPGNIPILFSHMMAKKQVLRSLTDFRPDFLFSTGGYISFPVIKAAHELKIPIFIHEQNSIAGITNKRMAKYAEYFFISFEETAGEVKLPAERIVLSGNPVRESTKSREELLKGFGLSSELPFVVVLGGSLGSSVINDACEKLYDLLEESNVFMNFLHSTGDEEKAKDLLRFPFVRSFAYIENLSDAIAVSDLVISRAGATTIAELQYHGRKGIIIPWPGAAENHQLHNAISLERLGLGYVILESDLTPEKLFVAMQEMLVKDIGYMPPRRPVDIILDYILREESI